CACCGAGGCAAAGAAGTCTTCCTTCTTTGGGTCTGGTCTGAGCCTGCTGGTGGCAAAGGCATCAAAGGTCTCATCCCACTctgagaggggaggaggagaggcgGCGGGTTCCTCATCCGGAGGAGGAGGGTCTGCATGGGACGGAGGAGTGGTTTCGGGCACGGGGACACCAACGCTTTTGTCTGGAGATTCTCTCTCCGGATCTTTAAGTCTTAGGGAGGCAGAGGGACTGCAATCCTCAGAGGAACACAAGCTCCCAGCGACCTCTGTTGAAGTATGCGGCTCAGACGGGAAACTAGAGAAAAAGTGAGTAGGTGAAGGAGAATTTAGTACCTGGTCAGCGAGGAGATCCTCAAAGAAGGGATTGCTCTGCAGGGAGTTGAGAAATGGGTTGGTAGGGGACAAGCATCTGGGCTGACTGTCTCCGGTAGCAGCAGGGAGGTTAGGGCTCAGCATGCGAGCAAGATGggctacagcagcagcagggaaccgggcaggggagcagggaggaaaatGAGAAGGAGCATCTGAGCTGGTTTCTACCTGAGGAGACACTTCCAGGCTGTGGAGGGAAGACAAAACAGTCCTCCTGGTTAATGCTGTGACAGTGCTGTAAGCATACACCACACACACCACAAACGCTTCGGTTCAAAGCAATGCAATGATGCAATGATCCAGTACATACCCGTCTCTCTTGTTAGGCAGAGCAATGATTATGGAGTCAATGCATGGAAAGGGCATGCACTACAAAAAGGAAAGGGCAGCCCTTCTCCAACTGTCCTCCAAATTTCCCCTTCTGCCTTAGCAAGCCCTAAGCTTCAGGAGTCTGAGGTTTCtccacctcctgcagcccagagaCTTGGTTCAGTTCTATGAGTTTCCCTGCACATAAGGAGCAGCTGGGGTAAGAACACCCATGAGAGAGCCTTcctccccagcccaccccagTGTCACACCACGTGCTGGGCTTATCAGCATGGCAGCACCATCCAAAGCCCTCGCATGACCCAAGAAGGGAGGGATTCAACATCACTCTGGATATCAGTCCCCTCCTGCAGATGTCTCCTCACCTCGCcccagcctgggctgctggttctTTGCTGCTTTAACAGGAGGGACTGCATTTACCTGTCCTTCTTTCAGGACCTCTTCTGTAGTGCACGTTGCCAGGGCAGGGCTGGCCATCTTACCATAGAATAACCAGGTTGGAATGGACCCACAATGACCACCAaccctggctccacacagcaccacccaaacctTGTGGCTGAGAGCAGTATCCCAGTGATCCCTGAGCTCCAGCCATGTCCACCATCCTCTGGGTCAGACCCTTTCCCTAACACCCAGCTCCAGCACAAGCATTCCCCACCCCGACCTCCTCCCCATGACTTAACCCTGCCAGTTTTGCATCACGCTTCAGAGAGACCCCACTTCAGCTTGGAGAAATGCAGACACCGATATGCCCAGTGCTGGCTGATCAAAGCTGAGCCCAGAACAAATAAAGCAATTGCTTTGCCAGCACACGTAGGGCATGAGCAGCCCCCAGGCTCCAGCCTGCTTgacccaagttggaagggatcacaGACAGCACCAGAAGATCGTAGCCAACAGCAAAGCTGCTTGGACTATTTTTGTTCATTATTATGGATGGTTTTGTCACAAAAAGAtctttaaaatgttataaaGCACAAAAATGCCACCTTGAGGCAAACATTAACAATCACCATCATTCACCTACAGCTGTCAGTTTTGTGCTCGGAGAGCATTTGAAGGACATTTACCTGTTGGTATGCAACAAACCAACTCCAGCCTGCACCCTTTCCATCCTTCCTATGACACTCACAGTGatttcaggagctgctgtccCAGCCTAGGAGTTCAAGTTATGAAGAACACAAACAGGAGACCTTGAGGTGATGCTGGCCAGCACACACTCCTGACCTACCCCTGTTTGCTCCTTGCTCAAGCTCACATTAATGGTTCAGTCCAGATTAAGAACCCTCCTCCATCATTCTGCTTAAAGCAGCGTTTAGAAAGAGCAACCCAAGGCTGatccaaacagctctgctggcttctAGCATTAGGTGGCCACAGAGCATTAATCAGCTTCAGACTTCTAATGAGTGCTTGCCGCTAACGACCTTGACAGCTGCCAGAAGTCTGGCTGGAGAGATTCCTACCCCAGCCCACCAGATCCCCACCTGCAcagatggaggaggagctcCACAGTCTCTCCAAGCCCATGCTGGGCCCATGGGTGCATGGGGACGTCCCATTTGGCAGCCCTGGATGTCAGCACCCAGCaaagcaggctgtgctctgcctgggGGGAATAAGTGGGGTGAGCATCCATCTCTGGctggaggaagcaaagcagaagggaCACAACCTCTGGATGTGGTACAGGAGAACCGCAGCACCTCCGTGTTGGCAGTGATACCATCCTGCAAGGTGCCGGGCTGAAGGCACAAAAGCAGAGTTCACGTCCCTCTTTATTTTAATCACCTGGcttgcttctcttttctctctcaccAACCGCACTGTCACCACTTACCCTTATCCTCAGGGGGAGCATCCCCTCCTGTTTAGcagccctgccctccccccACAAACCCACCCCCCTCAAATCCCACTGCTTCATCCCAGCGGGGATGCTCAGCAAAGGGGCTGAGGATGTTGTGCTCCTCTAGAGGGAAACCTCCGTTCGGATGGAAGATCTctgctgcaatgaaatgctgactcaccctcctcctcctcccagatCCCTGCACGCGGCTCCGCCAGCCAAAATAAATAGCGTGTACCTTCCTGccctcatttattttgctggcAGCGCTTCACAGGAGCATTTTAACCTCCCAGCAGAACGACGACGATGGAAAGTCGCCTGGAAACAGCCCGTTTGATGCAGGAGGATCAAATCCGTAACACACCGAGGTGAAGAGATGGGGCTCAGATGGAAAATCCCCCCCCCCGGGCCTTAGGAGAGGTGGGTGGGTGGGCATCAGGCCAGGATTTCCAGGGATAATTTGGGAAGCTGACGTATGGTCTCGCCTGGGGGACTTCAGCATGGCAGGATTTATGCAGAAAGGGGCTGGGAAGAGATCAGTGTGCAATTCAGGACACGTTTGTATGAGGTAGGAGCCTGGAAGGGCCTGGAGGTGATATGCAAATGGAGCTCTTCAATAGGAAATGCACAGGTCGGGTTCACTTATCCCAGCAGGAACcacattgtttttcatctgtcCTCACCTCCCTCGTGCACGCAGCTGCCCCTCATCCTGAACAAGATATGGACAGGTCCTTCTTTATGAGGATTTGCCTTCCAAACCATAGAAATAACAATAACTAAAAGAAGCCAGGATGGATGGAACCAGGCCCTGATCTGGTATTAAAacgtggaggttggtggccctgcctgtggtggaggatttggagcttcatgatccttgaggtcccttccgacccaatccattctgtgactctgtgtgTGAAGCAGTGATAGGATGTGGGTAGCAGATGCAACGAGTGGGCACAGATGCAGTAAGAGCCACCCTTTACCCTTGCAAGAGCAACCCCAATGGCTCCCAAGATGGATGTTAGTTTTCAGCCTCACTGTTGGCCACACAGGACCAGCAACAACCACAGCAGGCAACggttttatgtttttctgcCCTGAAAGCagtgacagaaggaaaagcctttAGCCTCAGAAGGGCTTTAACCTGCAAACAGGCTCTTTTTTACCTCCTGCCAAGCATGAGATGCAGCCCCGTTTTATCATCCCAATTCATGCCGCAGGAAGCGGGACCTGCGGAGCTCTGATAACATTGTAGGAAAGCCTGAAAATATGGAAAGCGATTGTTTTCGCCCCAGGCCTTGCCTCAAATAAGCCTGCTGAGCTTCTTCCTTGCATACAACCCTTGACCAAGCCACCTGAAGCACAACAAACCCTGATGAGCCTTTCATTCAGGTCTCTGAGAGCAGACAGCGTCCGCCTCCCGCTCCCACCATGaattcagagctgctctgcaaagcaaaggtTAATCCATCCTCAGAGCCAGAAGTTATGCGGGTAAATGAGTAGCAGCCTTGCTTCTCCTCCAGATGATAAGCAGATAAGAGCTGCTGGCTTTTCAGCAGCACGCTTGGGAGGGAATATGCATTTGATTATTGAAATACGGGTTTCAGCCATTGAGATGTAATCAATCTCTCAACAGCTTCGAGTTGAATCGGTCTGGGAGGTCTCCCAGTGTAAGGAAggagaatgaaggaaaagaagtgggAATTCTTTACGATCGGAATGAGAGATGACGTTGCAATCGCTGGTTTTGAACAAGCTCAAGATCCACAAGATactaaaaatcacagaatcccaTAGAATTGAATGATCAAGATCCGGAAAGAGGAACTAAAGGGCACCCACCTCCCAGCCTGGGCCGAGAGCTGAACCAACagcttctgcagtgctgcccaaAGGGGCTCATCCACTGCCACCCCAAATCCCACAGCGCTGGGGCTTAATGCTCCCCATTAGAGACTTCTCCTGATGTCTCATTTCAGCCTCCCTCGCTACACTTCCAGCTCATTACTGCCCATCTGAGTGCAATTAAAGCCCATTCAGATGCTTACAAAGATCCTGCAAGGATCCCCTGGGAATCTCTTCCTTCCAGAATGTATTGTTTCAAAGGGAATCCTATCCTGAGGATCAAAACTCACCGCTGGTGGCTCATCCAAGCTTCTCCTTACAAAGCAGGAGAACTGTATGGAGGAGACAAGCCTGCAAAGAGGCATCCAAAAAGCAGAGCCAAAGCAAACCTGGGGTACTCGATGTCTCTGAAACTTTGTGGGTGAAGACAGTGATCTGTTGGCTCACATCTGAGTGCTTCACAAGCAGCTGAGCTCACACACAGATCCCGTTAGGTAGAAGAAGCCTGAAGGACCTCTTCATTAGAGAAGGATCGGACTGAATGAAAATCCTTCTGCTTAATAAATTAGGTTAAAGTCAGCCCAGATTAGGAGATCCCTATAATAAAACAACCTGCTGGATCCAGGCAGACTGCTGGCTCTTTCAGCCTCGTGTTCTCCCACTCTGAGCAACAAGAACCCTGCACTGTGCTCTCAGTGAGGGCCTGGATCCCGGCACAGCCCATTCCCATTGCACACCAAGGCACGTGGAGCTGCACCCCTGCACAGGAACACACCACCCCTTCACCAGCTGTGGTTAAGGAGGATGAGCAGAGCAGGTTTGGGAGGATCCAGGAAGAAGCACCCTCCCCTTTACAAGGGCAGGGTTGAGGAGGCATTTGCCTCACTCTCATCTCATCCGGACAGCACTGCGCAGAGGCCGGGCAGCTGGAGAACAGCTGGatgcccacagccccatttcACTGACCTGGGTTTCTGAGGGGAGTCTTTGGGCTCCTTGGAACCAAACCAGCCACCAGCCTTGCTCCTGTCATCTCCCGCTGCTGCAGGGCCATGCGAGGCTCCGGTTCTCTCTCCCTGGCCCCTGCTCCCAGCATCGCTCTTGTGGAAGAGCCCGCCCTTggatttcttctcttccttcctcattTCCTCGGCTTGCTTCTCCTTCGTCACCTCTGCAGAGAAGACCATCGGTGTCGCCACCTGGGTCGGCTTGTTCTCCAGGCGgctattttcttccatcctggCTCTGCCCAGGTGGTTGCTGAGGGTCACGGCTTTGGTGGACACCTTGAGCTCTTCCTGCAGGaccaagctgggaggagagggaaTGAACCTCAGCTCATCCCTTTGCTGCGTCCTCTCCGAGCTACCAGCTCCCCAGGGCACCTCATGGGGGTCGGTGTGGATCGGGATGAAGCCAAAACCCTCCTCTGGCCTTTTGGGGACGGGCAGTGGTGCAGAGCCCTGTGGGGTGGGCACGGGGCTCCTCGGGGTGGGCTCATCACTGTACACGTGGCTCCCATTGATGCAGAGGGACGAGCGGGACACAGGATCCGTCTTTGGCTTCAGACTGTGGATTGCTTTTGGCTCCAGGACAGGGCTGACCTGGGAGACATCGTCACTGAATGCTCTCTTGTGGGTCAGCTTCGGAGAAGGTAAAAAGTCCTTCACTGCAGGGAGGAAGCACAAGGTTGGGTGAGGCCAACCGTGTAACAGGCACAGCAAGCTTAATCTACTAAAAAACACTGATGAGAGCTGCAGAATTACACCAGCTTTCCCCCTCCCAGGCTCTACTCagctttaattaatttaatagGGAGATAAAGCACAGGTCATAAAGCACATGGCTCTACGAGCCATACGTCTCCCAAGGCACATCACCTCCCTCCAGAGGATCCAGAGAGCAGTCTTTGTAAGGTGACAAACCACTGTTAGAGAGGGTCTGAGGGCTATAATGAATGCAGGGATCTGGACAAGAGAACCTGAGAATCACAGACAggccctggggctgctgtgtgTGGTGCAGTAAGGAAGGCCTGTGCTCGCTCCTCCTTCTTCTCGCTCCTGCTGAGGGTTCAGCAGATCCCAGTGCTCTGTACCCTGGGAATCCCACCCCATCTGGGAATTGGCAGCCACCAGCCAATTAAACCATGTAATgatagattttgttttcaagggACGGCGAGAATTAATTCCCGACAAGAGCCTTTTTTGTTTGCAAATCATCGCTCTGCCAAAGccaggagctgggattgctttAATCACCAGCAAACGGTcactgctccagctctgccccGAGCCGGAGGCGGCTCATTAGGCACAAGAAGCACAACGACCTGCTCTTTGCCACCTGCTTTTGTGGGGCAGAGGAGAAACAGCCCCAAGTTACCCCTACACCCCATGGTGGCGCAAAGCAGCCAAGCAGGGCTGTCTGCACGCGGACTTGGCATTCAAAGCCAAACCTTGGATATTCTTCCCCCCGTTCTTGGCAGACAGGCAAAGCTCATTGGGTTCACGTAGGACGCTGCCTCTTGGGTAAGCAATTAGTTAAGAGATTTGCAGGAAAGCCCCCATAGCCCCTTCAAAACAAGAAAGGTCAAACAGGTGGGATTAACACCACCATCCTCTTACCAGAGCGCTCCGTGGACAGACTGCTGTGTCTGCTGGGGGACCTGGTTACCTCGGGGCCGCTGGTGGCCATGCCCAGGCTGGCTGATGAGATGGTGCTGTCGGATCCCAGCGAGGTGTTGGACTGCGTTAGGGACGACTTGCGCAGCTTGTTCTTCAGGAAGAAGCCCTTCACTTTGGACTTCTTGCCGCCGACGTCGTAATCGTCCTCCATGTCGAGCGCACCCATGCTGCTGGGGATGATGGCAGAGGCCGACTCCAGGTCGTACTTCTTCTTGCCCTTCATCTTGTCCTTCAGCTTGCCAAAGGGTGACCGTGGCTTGTCCTTCATGGACAGGTCGAACATGCTGGCCGTCAGGTTGTTGCGTGTGAATTGGATGCTCACCTGGATCTCACCACGTTCCTTCTCCTTCTTGCCTGGCTTGGAGTGCAGCTTGTGCCACctgaagacagagaaaagacGAGGAGAGGGCTCTCCATCAGTGCTTTGTGATGGGGTTTGCAATATTTAAGAGCTGGTGAGCCAGAATCCATCCTCTCATGTCAGAGTCTGCACTGTCACGGCGAAGGAGCTCAAcggttggatattaggaaatatttcaggTTAAATATtggaaacaatttcttctcaggcattggaacagcctacccagggaggtggaggagtcaccatccctggaggtgtggATAAGTGGCACACAGGGACATAGTTGGTGGGCATAGCGGGGATGGACTGATGATTGGACCTGATGaacttggaggtcttttccaaccctaatgactCTATGATGTTCATTAAAACAACTGTTCCAGTCGTCAGTGATGGCGGAGGACCATAGAATCACACaacggttgggttggaaaggaccccgAAGCCCCACAGCTCCACCCCTAACATGGACTGGGTACCCCCACCAGATCAGAGCCCCATCCATAActagggatgggacatccacaactcAAAAGACACCCAGACACGGAGCAGTCCTATGGGACAGCAGAGGGCTGTTGCCTGTTGATGGCTGAAACAAACGgtgcaaacaaaagcaagagaCACCCGGAGGAACTCACTTCTGCATTCCACTTCCCCAATTCCCCTCAGTACCGGGTTCAGAAGGGGCAGCACAACGCTGGGCCGCAAGGGAAGCATTTCTTCCTGAAACAACCGCCACACACCACAGACCCAGCagccttccccttcccctcccaggGCAGGATGAGCTCCCTGGGGCCCCAGAtaacagcagtgtgtgctttaTCAGCAAGCAGCACAACGACACGAAGACCCATTTGGTCTAAGCCAAGATTTCCTCCCAGAatgtcagagcagagcagggtgagGCAGCTCCAACAGCCCCATCACCCAGCATGGCTATTTGCAGCAGTAACAGGAGCAGGAAGGCATCAATAGAGGCGCTCTAATAATTTCCAACCCATTTCCCAACAACGAAAAATCCCTGACGTGTTTTAGGCTGTTAAAAGAGTTTGCTTAGAAGAGCAAAGtcaccagaaaggaaaaaacaagggGAGGAAAATGTGAAGCGTTGCAGGTGGGTGTAACCCTACTGAAATCATCGGGGCGAGGAGGAAATCCAAACCACGTCCTCAATTCCCCATTCAGGAACCACTAAGGAGAGCCCATGACTTTTCTGGGCACAGACTTTAATGCCCAATGAAGCTCTTCCCGTTGCTCATTCTGTCCAACCCCATAAATGGGGAACAATTCTCAGTACCCAAGTGTTAGGcttgaaaaatcacagaatggattgggttggaagggacctcaaggattacCCGGTTCCAGGAAGGCAGGAGGATAAGGAAAAAGCAGATTCGTGGCTGACTCttggaatggaagaaaaacctCATGAGCAGGTCTCGTATCTGACATCATCACCCCATGGGGTAAATAGAGAGGGAGAACTTGGGATGGGTTAACATAGGGAAAGGCTTCTGAGGATGATGAGATGTAAAACCTCGTCCTCAGCTCACACGGAcacgctggcagcatccccCATTTCTTACACTGCAGTCATTACAATTAATTTGGCTGCTCGGTAATGATGCCTACAAATGAACGAGCCCTAAACCTGCTCTGCTTCTAAAAGTGTCCATTCCAGAACAACCTCTGGCCTGGCTGGCACCAGATAAAGGAACTGTGTGGGGTTCCCAGCACCCAACGGGTTGGGACTGCACCCCAAAAGAGGCAGATGTGCTATTTTTAGGCAGGGCTCAAAGTTGAGAGCACAAGATGAGTGC
This DNA window, taken from Excalfactoria chinensis isolate bCotChi1 chromosome 4, bCotChi1.hap2, whole genome shotgun sequence, encodes the following:
- the RAB11FIP5 gene encoding rab11 family-interacting protein 5 isoform X4, translating into MALLRAAALPADGPPAWLPTHVQVTVVRARGLRCKGGGGVGGKAGSSDAYTIIQLGREKYCTSVAEKSGGCPEWKEECAFELPHTEAGAEVDLLLTVMHRALVGMDRFLGMARVPLRAEGLQGRAAEERWHKLHSKPGKKEKERGEIQVSIQFTRNNLTASMFDLSMKDKPRSPFGKLKDKMKGKKKYDLESASAIIPSSMGALDMEDDYDVGGKKSKVKGFFLKNKLRKSSLTQSNTSLGSDSTISSASLGMATSGPEVTRSPSRHSSLSTERSVKDFLPSPKLTHKRAFSDDVSQVSPVLEPKAIHSLKPKTDPVSRSSLCINGSHVYSDEPTPRSPVPTPQGSAPLPVPKRPEEGFGFIPIHTDPHEVPWGAGSSERTQQRDELRFIPSPPSLVLQEELKVSTKAVTLSNHLGRARMEENSRLENKPTQVATPMVFSAEVTKEKQAEEMRKEEKKSKGGLFHKSDAGSRGQGERTGASHGPAAAGDDRSKAGGWFGSKEPKDSPQKPSPHPVKPISAVVQEVSSEKQQQNKSSLSTALSNGLEKLKTVTTGSVQPVAPSSHLEKTDPKKVKDPTTLDQSAKYYHLTHDELIQLLLQREKELSKKEEHIQELENYIDQLLVRIMEQSPTLLQIPLGETKTK